TTCAATTCGATTATGTAAGATTTCCAGCATCTAATGGTGGTAAATTAGATGCAAAGCTAGATTATAGAAATAGTAGTGGAGATACTAGCAAGGCTCAAACCATTCAAAGTTTCTTAAAATATGCTAAAGAAAATATTTCATCTGAAAATGTATATATAAGTGCCGATATATTCGGTCTTGTAGGTTCTGTTCCAAACGATATGGGTCTTGGCCAACACTGGGAAGCTGTTAGTGGTGTTGTAGATTATGTGTGTCCTATGATGTATCCTAGTCATTATGGGAATACAGTGTATGGACTTGATGTACCAGATGCTCATCCTTACGAAACAGTATTTCAATCAGCTAAGGATTCTATAAAAAGAAATAAAAATGTAGATAATCCGGCTACTATTAGGCCTTGGATACAAGATTTTACAGCATCTTGGGTTAAAGGTAATATTAAGTACAATGAAACTGAGGTAAGAGCTCAAATAAAAGCTTTAAATGATAACGGAATAGATGAGTATATACTTTGGAATGCTGGTAATAAATACAGCTTTGAACAATAGGAGGTATACTATGAAAAATAAAGCTATAATTATTTTTATTTTATTAACATTTGTATTGTCTGGCTGTTCTAAATCAGATGTTTCAAAGAGTGAAGTTGATTTAAAATCTTCAGATTCTGCTCAATCAAGTGAAATAAAAAAAGAAAGCTCTGATGTTAAAATAGATTATAACAAGGTTAAACCTAATGAACTCGGAAAAATAATGGTCTTGATGTATCACAATATAGGACAAGAAGAATCTACATGGGTTAGAACTCCTGATAACTTCAGAAAAGATTTAAATACTTTGTACGAAAAAAAATATCGTACTATAAGCCTTAATGATTATGCAAGTGGAAACATAAATACAGAAGCTGGTTTTACTCCTGTTGTTATAACATTCGATGATGGAAATGAAAATAACTTTAGAGTATTTGAAGAAAATGGTGATATCAAAATAGATCCTAATTGTGCTATTGGGATTTTAGAAGAATTTAAGAAATCTCATCCTGATTTTGATACTACGGCTACATTCTTTTTAAACTCTAATATATTCAACCAACCTGAATATGTAGATTATAAATTAAACTTTCTATTGGAAAATGGATATGATATAGGAAATCACACTCTATATCATACTGATTTATCAAAGTCAGATAAAGACACTATACAAAAGGCTATAGTTCAAGAAATCGAGGTTATAAATAAGTATGTTAAAGATTATTCTGTAAATACTTTAGCTTTACCATTTGGAGGAAAACCACAAGGTGACGATTATATATATGCGATTAAGGGAGGATATGATTCCATATCATACAATAATAACGCTGTCCTACTTGTTGGATGGGACCCTTACAAATCTCCTTACCATAAGAACTTTGACTTTAGTAAAATTCATAGAGTTCGAGCTAGCGAGACTAACGTAGACAATGTTGGTTTATATGATTGGCTAAACAAATTCGATGAAAACAAACAAATACGATATATAAGTGATGGAGACTCAAATACTATATGTATACCTAATAATTATGAAGATGTATTAAATAAAGATATAAAGGATAAAATTATAGTAACTTATTAACTTACAGTAGCTCAATAATATGCCTATGAAAATAACTCTAATGTACTATATTTTCATAGGCATATTTTAGTTTTAAGTTTACAATTTCCTATTCGCTAGAAAAATGTTATAATTAACTTATATGCATAAATTT
The window above is part of the Tepidibacter aestuarii genome. Proteins encoded here:
- a CDS encoding polysaccharide deacetylase family protein; this translates as MKNKAIIIFILLTFVLSGCSKSDVSKSEVDLKSSDSAQSSEIKKESSDVKIDYNKVKPNELGKIMVLMYHNIGQEESTWVRTPDNFRKDLNTLYEKKYRTISLNDYASGNINTEAGFTPVVITFDDGNENNFRVFEENGDIKIDPNCAIGILEEFKKSHPDFDTTATFFLNSNIFNQPEYVDYKLNFLLENGYDIGNHTLYHTDLSKSDKDTIQKAIVQEIEVINKYVKDYSVNTLALPFGGKPQGDDYIYAIKGGYDSISYNNNAVLLVGWDPYKSPYHKNFDFSKIHRVRASETNVDNVGLYDWLNKFDENKQIRYISDGDSNTICIPNNYEDVLNKDIKDKIIVTY